The following proteins are encoded in a genomic region of Bradyrhizobium sp. SK17:
- the purQ gene encoding phosphoribosylformylglycinamidine synthase subunit PurQ: MKSAVLVFPGINRERDMARALKLASGNETAMVWHAETALPKGTDLVVVPGGFSYGDYLRCGAIAARAPVMDAVRDFAAKGGLVLGVCNGFQILCESGLLPGVLMRNARLKFVCRDVHMKVERSDTPFTRGYNAGQVIRVPVAHGEGNYEADEETLKRLEGEGRVLYRYCSADGVVDEASNFNGAANSIAGIVSERGNVLGMMPHPENHVEEIMGCTDGRGLFAGLVQQFEKAA; the protein is encoded by the coding sequence ATGAAATCAGCCGTCCTCGTCTTTCCCGGCATCAACCGCGAACGCGACATGGCGCGCGCGCTGAAGCTCGCCTCCGGCAACGAGACCGCAATGGTGTGGCACGCGGAGACCGCGCTGCCGAAAGGCACCGACCTCGTGGTGGTGCCGGGCGGCTTCTCCTATGGCGACTATCTGCGCTGTGGCGCGATCGCGGCGCGTGCGCCCGTGATGGACGCGGTGCGCGACTTCGCCGCCAAGGGCGGGCTCGTGCTCGGCGTCTGCAACGGCTTCCAGATCCTCTGCGAGTCCGGCCTGTTGCCGGGCGTCTTGATGCGCAATGCCAGGCTGAAATTCGTCTGCCGCGACGTGCATATGAAGGTCGAGCGCTCCGACACGCCATTCACCCGTGGCTACAATGCCGGCCAGGTGATCCGCGTGCCGGTGGCGCATGGCGAGGGCAATTACGAGGCGGACGAGGAGACGCTGAAGCGGCTCGAGGGCGAGGGGCGGGTGCTCTACCGTTATTGCTCGGCCGACGGCGTGGTCGATGAAGCCTCCAACTTCAACGGCGCGGCGAATTCGATCGCCGGCATCGTCAGCGAGCGCGGCAACGTGCTCGGCATGATGCCGCATCCGGAAAACCACGTCGAAGAGATCATGGGCTGCACCGATGGCCGCGGCCTGTTCGCCGGGCTGGTCCAGCAGTTCGAGAAGGCGGCGTGA
- the purS gene encoding phosphoribosylformylglycinamidine synthase subunit PurS → MKARVTVTLKSGILDPQGKAIEGALKSLGVDGIASVRQGKVFDIELAATDQAKAEAALKAAADKLLANTVIENYRVEVLS, encoded by the coding sequence GTGAAGGCACGCGTCACTGTCACATTGAAGTCGGGCATCCTCGATCCGCAGGGCAAGGCGATCGAGGGCGCGCTGAAGTCGCTCGGCGTCGATGGCATCGCCAGCGTTCGCCAGGGCAAGGTGTTCGACATCGAGCTCGCCGCGACCGACCAGGCCAAGGCGGAGGCGGCACTGAAGGCCGCCGCCGACAAGCTGCTGGCGAACACCGTGATCGAGAACTATCGGGTCGAGGTCCTGAGCTAA
- the purC gene encoding phosphoribosylaminoimidazolesuccinocarboxamide synthase: MSRRRRIYEGKAKVLYEGPEPGTLIQHFKDDATAFNAKKHQVIEGKGVLNNRISEYLFQHLNDIGVPTHFIRRLNMREQLIREVEIVPLEVVVRNVAAGSLSQRLGIEEGTQLPRSIIEFYYKNDQLNDPMVSEEHITAFGWATPQEIDDIMALAIRVNDFLTGLFLGIGIRLVDFKMECGRLFENEMMRIIVADEISPDSCRLWDIKSNEKLDKDRFRRDLGGLLEAYTEVAKRLGILIENERPAGSGPVLVKS; the protein is encoded by the coding sequence ATGAGCCGTCGACGCCGTATTTATGAAGGCAAGGCCAAGGTGCTTTACGAAGGCCCCGAGCCGGGAACCCTGATCCAGCACTTCAAGGACGACGCGACCGCGTTCAACGCCAAGAAACACCAGGTGATCGAGGGCAAGGGCGTCCTCAACAACCGGATTTCGGAGTACCTGTTTCAGCACCTCAACGACATCGGGGTGCCGACCCACTTCATCCGCCGCCTCAACATGCGCGAGCAGCTGATTCGCGAGGTCGAGATCGTGCCGCTCGAGGTGGTGGTGCGGAACGTCGCCGCCGGCTCGCTGTCGCAGCGGCTCGGGATCGAGGAGGGCACCCAGCTGCCGCGCTCGATCATCGAGTTCTACTACAAGAACGACCAGCTCAACGACCCGATGGTGTCGGAAGAGCACATCACCGCCTTCGGCTGGGCCACGCCGCAGGAGATCGACGACATCATGGCGCTGGCCATCCGCGTCAACGACTTCCTGACCGGGCTCTTCCTCGGCATCGGCATCCGCCTCGTCGACTTCAAGATGGAATGCGGCCGCCTGTTCGAGAACGAGATGATGCGGATCATCGTCGCCGACGAGATCTCGCCGGACTCCTGCCGGCTGTGGGACATCAAGTCGAACGAGAAGCTCGACAAGGACCGTTTCCGCCGCGATTTGGGGGGCTTGCTTGAAGCCTACACCGAAGTGGCAAAGCGGCTCGGCATTCTGATTGAAAACGAGCGTCCGGCCGGCAGCGGCCCGGTGCTGGTGAAGAGCTAG
- a CDS encoding DUF1476 domain-containing protein, translating into MSEFNKRQEGFEKKFALDEEQKFKAEARRNKLLGLWAAEKLGITGDAANAYAKEVVAADFEEAGDGDVLKKVLGDLNAKGQAVTERDVRAKMDELLAVAAAQVKAGT; encoded by the coding sequence ATGAGCGAATTCAACAAGCGCCAGGAAGGTTTCGAGAAGAAGTTCGCCCTCGACGAGGAGCAGAAATTCAAGGCGGAAGCGCGCCGGAACAAGCTGCTTGGCCTGTGGGCCGCCGAGAAGCTCGGCATCACGGGCGACGCCGCCAACGCCTATGCCAAGGAGGTGGTGGCCGCCGACTTCGAGGAAGCCGGCGATGGCGACGTGCTGAAGAAGGTGCTGGGCGACCTCAATGCCAAGGGCCAGGCCGTCACCGAGCGCGACGTCCGCGCCAAGATGGACGAGCTGCTCGCCGTGGCGGCAGCGCAGGTGAAAGCGGGAACCTAA
- a CDS encoding LysR family transcriptional regulator yields the protein MDSDALNTFLVVHRRGGISQAAKALHRSQPAISRRIALLEQELGVPLFERIAGKTRLSDAGRVMVPYAERAVAAAQDAENAVRALSRNNSGPVALAVTGTLAGARLSTVLKRFARQYPDVALTLRTATSAEVSDLIRRGEATIGLRYDRDRSRELDCELLFAEPLRVVCAPEHKLAGRRIRRLAELRDERWIAFPEVPGRREITASHVFALFLTHGLGEIAWTPVDSLTAQKRLVEAGLGIALLSESNAAEELRAGTIATIHVGDLSATHEVVAVTRHGGFLSAASRRLLDIVRADFTKARSAGKR from the coding sequence ATGGACAGCGACGCGCTGAACACCTTCCTGGTGGTGCACCGGCGCGGCGGGATCTCGCAGGCTGCGAAGGCGCTGCACCGCTCGCAGCCGGCGATTTCCCGGCGCATCGCGCTGCTCGAGCAGGAACTCGGGGTGCCCTTGTTCGAGCGGATCGCCGGCAAGACCCGGCTCAGCGATGCCGGCCGGGTGATGGTGCCTTATGCCGAACGCGCGGTGGCGGCGGCGCAGGATGCCGAGAACGCGGTGCGCGCGCTCTCGCGCAACAATTCCGGTCCGGTGGCGCTGGCGGTGACCGGCACGCTTGCCGGCGCGCGGCTCTCGACCGTGCTGAAGCGCTTCGCCCGCCAGTATCCGGATGTTGCGCTGACCTTGCGCACCGCGACCAGCGCCGAGGTCAGCGACCTGATCCGGCGCGGCGAGGCGACGATCGGGCTGCGCTATGACCGCGATCGCTCCCGCGAGCTCGATTGCGAGCTGCTGTTCGCCGAGCCGCTTCGGGTGGTCTGCGCGCCGGAGCACAAGCTGGCCGGCCGTCGAATCCGCAGGCTCGCCGAACTCAGGGATGAGCGGTGGATCGCGTTTCCCGAAGTGCCGGGGCGCCGCGAGATCACGGCCTCGCATGTTTTCGCGCTGTTCCTGACCCACGGGCTCGGCGAGATCGCCTGGACGCCGGTCGACAGCCTCACCGCCCAGAAGCGGTTGGTCGAGGCCGGGCTTGGCATCGCGCTATTGTCGGAAAGCAATGCGGCGGAGGAATTGCGCGCCGGCACCATCGCGACGATCCATGTCGGTGATCTCAGCGCAACTCACGAGGTCGTCGCGGTGACGCGGCATGGCGGCTTCCTCAGCGCCGCGTCGCGCCGTCTGCTCGATATCGTCCGCGCCGATTTCACCAAGGCGAGATCGGCGGGCAAGCGCTGA